In a single window of the Bradyrhizobium erythrophlei genome:
- a CDS encoding adenylate/guanylate cyclase domain-containing protein — protein MPEIADWLGRLGLGQYAQRFADNEIDVSVLPHLTDQDLKDIGIPLGHRRKLLAAISEPTAAAQAAAEPSAASTAPKALDAAERRQVTVMFADLVGSTELSARMDPEDLRDIISTYQKCVTDTVRRFDGFVAKYMGDGVLAYFGYPQAHEDDAERAVRAGLDLVAGLAALREPVVLQVRVGIATGLVVVGDLIGAGEAQEHGIVGETPNLAARLQNIAGPNMVVIAEGTRRLLGNLFELQDLGAIDLKGITGPVRAWTAVRPSSVESRFEALREGTLISLVGREEELELLLRRWSRARIGEGQVVLLSGEAGIGKSRLIVALLEQLAREPHMRLRCFCSPQHTDSALYPVIGEMMRAAGFAHDDSPQAKEDKLDALLAQSSTPPQDAALFAELLSLPNDGRYPPVEVEPQLRRQKTLKALGSRIEALARINPVLMTFEDAHWTDPTSLELFARAVDLAVSHRLLILVTFRPEFSPPWIGRPHVTALTLNRLARRDIDSLIEGIAGNRSLPADIRQDIIERTDGIPLFVEEMTKAVLDAEGESEALRAFAGAPTPVVAVPASLQASLMSRLDRLGRAKDVAQVGAAIGREFPHMLLAALVQKPEAELNSDLDRLIAAGLLFRQGTPPYASYLFKHALVQDAAYGTLLREPRRVLHARIAEILESEFAEIAESQPELLARHYTKADLIEKSARLWGKAGQRSQERSALVEAAEQLSHALAQIATLPSSPDLRREQIVLQVALLNTLMHVKGYGAPETKAAVAQVRALIEQAERLGEPPDDPSLLLSALFGQWIVNFISFNGDVARELAARFLSFGEKEGTAAPLMIGHRTMASTLAFMGDLVEARAHYNDALALYRAAEHRRLMTRFGQDLRVTCLGFRGMLLWLLGYPEAALKDADCALMEARQIEHAATLMFTLNFPILINTYCGNYDAANEHIKELVMLAEEKGAPFRKAEGVLRQGYVLTLTGKGTKAVEMVTSGIELWRSTGSTIFTPEHEFMLAIAHADLGQFDDAWRCIGRAMTAMQATRERWCEAEAHRVAGEIALKSPRRDVTKAQAYFEHSLAVARAQQAKSWELRAAMSLARLLSDQGKRQAARDLLAPVYDWFTEGFDTSDLRKAKALLGELH, from the coding sequence GTGCCGGAGATTGCCGACTGGCTTGGGCGACTTGGTCTCGGACAATACGCGCAGCGTTTTGCCGACAATGAAATTGATGTCTCCGTACTCCCCCATCTGACCGACCAGGACCTGAAGGATATCGGTATTCCGCTCGGGCACCGGCGGAAACTCCTTGCAGCCATCAGCGAGCCGACGGCCGCGGCGCAGGCCGCAGCCGAACCCTCCGCTGCTTCGACGGCGCCGAAGGCCCTGGACGCCGCGGAGCGCCGTCAGGTCACCGTTATGTTCGCCGACCTGGTCGGCTCGACGGAACTATCGGCACGTATGGACCCTGAGGATTTACGAGACATCATTTCAACTTACCAGAAGTGTGTCACAGACACGGTGCGGCGCTTCGACGGGTTCGTGGCAAAATATATGGGCGACGGCGTGCTCGCCTATTTCGGCTATCCACAGGCGCACGAGGATGATGCAGAACGCGCGGTACGGGCTGGATTGGACCTGGTCGCGGGGCTCGCCGCGCTTAGGGAGCCCGTTGTTCTGCAAGTACGTGTGGGCATAGCGACCGGTCTGGTGGTGGTCGGCGATCTCATCGGGGCAGGCGAGGCGCAGGAACATGGCATTGTCGGCGAGACTCCGAATCTGGCTGCACGGTTACAGAATATCGCGGGGCCCAACATGGTGGTCATCGCCGAGGGCACGCGGAGACTTCTCGGAAATCTGTTCGAACTGCAGGACCTTGGGGCCATAGACCTCAAGGGAATCACCGGGCCGGTGCGCGCATGGACGGCGGTGCGGCCCAGCTCGGTCGAAAGCCGGTTCGAGGCGCTGCGTGAGGGGACCCTGATCTCCCTGGTCGGGCGGGAGGAAGAACTTGAGTTGCTGCTTCGGCGGTGGTCGCGGGCCAGGATCGGCGAAGGCCAGGTGGTGCTGCTTTCCGGTGAGGCGGGGATCGGCAAATCACGGCTCATCGTCGCGCTGTTGGAACAGCTTGCTCGCGAGCCGCATATGCGCCTGCGGTGCTTCTGCTCGCCGCAGCACACCGACAGCGCGCTCTATCCGGTCATCGGCGAGATGATGCGCGCCGCCGGCTTTGCTCACGATGACAGCCCGCAAGCGAAAGAGGACAAGCTTGACGCGCTGCTGGCGCAAAGCTCGACGCCGCCCCAAGATGCGGCGCTGTTTGCCGAACTGCTGTCGCTGCCCAACGATGGACGCTACCCTCCGGTTGAGGTTGAGCCGCAGCTCCGTCGTCAGAAAACGCTGAAAGCTCTTGGTTCGCGCATCGAGGCGCTGGCGCGGATCAATCCGGTGCTGATGACTTTCGAAGATGCGCATTGGACCGATCCGACCAGCCTCGAATTGTTCGCTCGGGCGGTGGACCTGGCCGTGAGCCACCGGCTCTTGATACTTGTTACTTTCAGGCCGGAATTCAGCCCGCCCTGGATCGGACGGCCGCACGTGACTGCGCTGACCCTCAATCGGCTGGCGCGGCGCGACATCGATTCCCTGATCGAGGGAATCGCCGGCAACCGATCGTTACCGGCGGACATCCGCCAGGACATCATCGAGCGCACCGATGGCATTCCACTGTTCGTCGAGGAGATGACCAAGGCGGTGCTGGATGCGGAGGGTGAAAGTGAAGCGCTGCGGGCCTTCGCAGGGGCGCCAACGCCGGTGGTGGCGGTTCCGGCAAGCCTGCAGGCTTCGCTGATGTCGCGACTCGACCGGCTCGGCCGGGCGAAGGACGTGGCACAGGTCGGCGCGGCGATCGGCCGGGAATTTCCCCATATGTTGCTGGCAGCGCTCGTGCAAAAGCCGGAGGCGGAATTGAACTCTGACCTCGACCGGCTGATTGCGGCGGGTTTGTTGTTTCGACAGGGCACCCCGCCGTATGCGAGCTACCTGTTCAAGCATGCGCTGGTGCAGGACGCGGCCTACGGCACGCTGCTGCGGGAGCCAAGGCGCGTGCTGCATGCGCGCATCGCCGAAATCCTCGAAAGTGAGTTCGCAGAAATCGCCGAGAGCCAGCCCGAGCTGCTGGCGCGTCACTACACAAAGGCCGACCTGATTGAGAAGTCGGCGCGCCTGTGGGGCAAGGCGGGACAGCGGTCACAGGAGCGCTCGGCGCTGGTCGAAGCCGCAGAACAACTGAGCCACGCTCTTGCGCAAATCGCAACCTTGCCCAGCAGCCCCGACCTGCGGCGCGAGCAGATCGTTTTACAAGTCGCGCTCTTGAACACGCTCATGCATGTCAAGGGATATGGCGCGCCCGAAACCAAGGCTGCCGTGGCTCAGGTGAGAGCGTTGATCGAGCAAGCGGAACGGCTCGGAGAACCTCCCGATGACCCTTCGTTGCTGCTCTCAGCCCTGTTTGGCCAGTGGATCGTCAATTTCATAAGCTTCAATGGTGACGTTGCGCGAGAGCTCGCAGCACGGTTTCTGTCCTTTGGCGAGAAGGAGGGAACGGCGGCACCGCTCATGATCGGACACCGCACCATGGCGAGCACGCTCGCGTTTATGGGAGACCTCGTTGAGGCCAGAGCGCACTACAACGACGCGCTCGCCCTTTACCGCGCCGCCGAGCACCGGCGATTGATGACGCGATTTGGCCAGGACCTCCGGGTGACGTGCCTGGGCTTTCGTGGAATGCTCCTGTGGCTGCTCGGTTATCCCGAGGCTGCGCTCAAAGATGCGGACTGCGCGCTCATGGAAGCGCGCCAGATCGAACATGCCGCGACTCTGATGTTCACGCTGAATTTTCCTATTCTTATCAATACCTATTGCGGGAATTACGATGCGGCAAACGAGCATATCAAAGAACTCGTCATGCTGGCGGAGGAGAAAGGCGCGCCGTTCCGAAAGGCGGAAGGGGTGTTGCGGCAGGGCTATGTCCTGACCCTCACGGGGAAAGGCACGAAGGCAGTCGAGATGGTCACGTCCGGCATTGAGTTGTGGCGGTCGACCGGATCGACAATATTTACGCCGGAGCATGAGTTCATGCTGGCCATCGCCCACGCAGATTTAGGCCAATTCGATGATGCCTGGCGCTGCATCGGCAGGGCAATGACGGCGATGCAAGCAACCAGGGAAAGGTGGTGCGAGGCCGAGGCTCATCGCGTTGCCGGTGAAATCGCGCTCAAGTCGCCGCGGCGGGACGTGACGAAAGCGCAAGCATATTTCGAGCATTCCCTGGCCGTTGCGCGAGCACAGCAGGCAAAGTCGTGGGAATTGCGCGCGGCCATGAGCCTGGCGCGGCTCCTGAGCGATCAGGGAA
- a CDS encoding CBS domain-containing protein has product MTVRAILDSKGHQIQSVEPEAKLSAAIKILGERKIGAVLVVSNGHIEGILSERDIVRVLAERGAAVLEEPVSAVMTRKVISCKQSDTVSAIMEMMTLGKFRHLPVVEDGRVVGLISIGDIVKWRVREYEAEQEALREYIKTA; this is encoded by the coding sequence ATGACGGTACGTGCAATTCTCGATTCCAAGGGCCATCAGATTCAGAGCGTGGAGCCGGAGGCAAAGCTCTCGGCCGCGATCAAGATTCTGGGAGAACGGAAGATCGGCGCCGTGCTGGTAGTGAGTAATGGCCACATCGAAGGCATCCTGTCGGAGCGCGACATCGTGCGCGTGCTCGCCGAACGCGGTGCGGCCGTGCTCGAGGAACCCGTCAGCGCGGTGATGACGCGCAAGGTCATCAGCTGCAAACAGAGCGACACCGTCAGCGCGATCATGGAAATGATGACGCTTGGAAAATTCCGGCATCTGCCGGTGGTCGAGGACGGCCGGGTGGTCGGCCTGATTTCCATCGGCGACATCGTCAAGTGGCGGGTCAGGGAATACGAGGCCGAACAGGAAGCCTTGCGCGAGTACATCAAGACCGCCTGA
- the phnY gene encoding phosphonoacetaldehyde dehydrogenase, with product MNIQTPAVRHEQMRIAGVRVDTDERVEVYNPYTNKVVGTVPAARPEHVRNAFAKAKAFKSKLTRYERQQILLRTAEILAARKEDFARLITAESGLCWKDSLYEAGRAYDVYSFAGQLTIKDDSEVFSCDISPQGKARKIFTMRTPLLGTISAITPFNHPLNMVSHKIAPAIATNNRIVLKPTELTPLTALALADVLYEAGLPPEMLSVVTGNPGSMGDAMITDPDADLITFTGSVRVGKHIAANAGYKRLVLELGGNDPLIVMEDADLEKAAELAVLGATKNSGQRCTAVKRILCVEAVAGEFADLVLERAKKLKCGDPMDPAMDVGTVIQERAAKEFERRVEDAVHHGARLLHGNDRKGALYPPTVVDHVPYTCELVMEETFGPVIPIIRVPNDIESVIRISNATAFGLSSGVCTNRLDYITRFVNELDVGTVNVWEVPGYRIEMSPFGGIKDSGLGYKEGVQEAIKSFTNVKTYSLPWPG from the coding sequence ATGAATATTCAAACACCAGCCGTCCGTCATGAGCAAATGCGGATCGCAGGCGTGCGTGTCGATACCGACGAGCGGGTCGAAGTCTATAACCCCTACACCAACAAGGTCGTCGGAACCGTTCCCGCCGCACGACCCGAGCATGTGCGGAATGCCTTCGCCAAAGCCAAGGCTTTCAAATCCAAGCTCACGCGCTATGAACGCCAGCAAATACTGCTGCGAACCGCAGAGATTCTTGCGGCGCGCAAGGAAGATTTCGCAAGGCTGATTACCGCGGAATCAGGGTTGTGCTGGAAGGATTCACTTTACGAGGCCGGCCGCGCCTACGACGTCTATTCCTTCGCGGGCCAATTGACCATCAAGGACGACAGCGAAGTCTTTTCTTGCGACATCAGTCCTCAGGGAAAAGCACGCAAGATCTTCACGATGCGCACGCCGCTGCTTGGGACGATTTCCGCAATTACCCCGTTCAATCATCCCCTCAACATGGTCAGCCACAAGATTGCACCCGCGATCGCCACCAACAACCGCATCGTGTTGAAGCCGACCGAACTCACGCCATTGACTGCGCTGGCCCTAGCCGACGTGCTCTACGAGGCCGGTCTGCCGCCGGAGATGCTGTCGGTCGTGACCGGAAATCCCGGTTCCATGGGGGATGCCATGATCACCGATCCCGATGCGGATCTGATTACCTTCACGGGTTCGGTCAGGGTGGGCAAGCACATCGCTGCAAACGCCGGATACAAGCGCCTGGTTCTCGAACTCGGCGGCAACGATCCGCTGATCGTCATGGAGGACGCCGACCTGGAAAAGGCAGCGGAGCTGGCGGTGCTGGGTGCCACCAAGAATTCCGGCCAGCGTTGCACGGCCGTCAAGCGCATCCTGTGCGTGGAAGCGGTTGCCGGCGAATTTGCCGATCTCGTGCTCGAACGTGCGAAAAAGCTGAAATGCGGAGATCCGATGGACCCCGCGATGGATGTCGGAACCGTCATTCAAGAACGTGCCGCAAAGGAGTTCGAACGCCGAGTCGAGGATGCCGTCCACCACGGGGCCCGGCTGCTTCACGGCAACGATCGCAAGGGCGCGCTGTATCCTCCGACCGTGGTCGATCATGTTCCCTATACCTGCGAACTGGTGATGGAAGAAACCTTCGGCCCGGTGATCCCGATCATCAGGGTGCCGAACGATATCGAGAGCGTCATCAGGATTTCCAACGCCACCGCATTTGGCTTGTCCTCCGGCGTCTGCACCAACCGCCTCGATTACATCACCCGTTTTGTCAACGAACTGGACGTAGGCACGGTGAACGTTTGGGAAGTTCCGGGATATCGCATCGAGATGTCGCCGTTCGGCGGCATCAAGGATTCCGGGCTTGGCTACAAGGAGGGCGTGCAGGAGGCGATCAAGAGTTTCACGAACGTAAAAACCTATTCGCTGCCCTGGCCCGGCTAG
- the phnA gene encoding phosphonoacetate hydrolase: MESSGRTIVVNGRNYRAPTRPTVVICLDGSEPGYIEEAIKAGVAPTFARFMKDGAHVHADSVIPSFTNPNNLSIITGRPPSVHGIAGNYFYDAANDREVMMNDPQFLRSPTILAGMYEAGFKVAAVTAKDKLRSLLAHGLDYSDGRAIAFSSEKADQATKQANGIDDLLNFVGLPLPEVYSAGLSEFVFAAGVRLVQRHRPDLMYLSTTDYIQHKVGPGNKIANDFYAMIDRYLAELDALGCNVVATADHGMNDKYTGDGKPDVLYLQDLFDQWVGAGQARVILPITDPYVAHHGSLGSFATIYTPAGHNAGEMIKRLQDIAGVELALTRNAACNRFELPTDRVGDIVVISARHKVLGTSRARHDLSGLTEPLRSHGGLTEQRVPLIANRKIVVPSGHVLRNFDVFDVALNRIQ; encoded by the coding sequence ATGGAATCTTCTGGAAGAACAATCGTCGTCAACGGCCGCAACTATCGCGCGCCGACCCGTCCCACGGTCGTGATTTGCCTCGACGGTTCGGAGCCCGGGTATATCGAGGAAGCCATCAAGGCCGGCGTCGCGCCGACATTCGCGCGATTTATGAAAGACGGCGCGCATGTCCACGCCGACAGCGTGATCCCGAGCTTCACCAATCCGAACAACCTCTCGATCATCACCGGCCGGCCGCCCTCGGTGCATGGCATCGCCGGAAATTATTTTTACGACGCGGCCAACGATCGCGAAGTGATGATGAACGATCCGCAGTTTCTTCGCTCCCCGACCATTTTGGCCGGCATGTACGAGGCTGGATTCAAGGTTGCGGCGGTCACGGCCAAGGACAAGCTGCGTTCGCTACTGGCGCACGGGCTCGACTACTCCGACGGCCGCGCCATCGCATTCTCGTCGGAAAAAGCCGACCAGGCCACGAAGCAGGCCAACGGAATCGACGATCTTCTCAACTTTGTCGGACTGCCGCTTCCCGAAGTCTACTCCGCCGGCTTGTCGGAATTCGTGTTCGCCGCCGGCGTCAGGTTGGTGCAGCGCCATCGCCCCGATCTGATGTATCTCTCGACCACGGATTACATCCAGCACAAGGTCGGTCCCGGCAACAAGATCGCCAACGACTTCTACGCCATGATCGATCGCTATCTGGCGGAACTCGATGCGCTGGGCTGCAACGTGGTTGCGACCGCGGACCACGGCATGAACGACAAGTACACGGGCGACGGCAAGCCCGACGTGCTTTACCTGCAGGATCTGTTCGATCAATGGGTCGGCGCGGGGCAGGCACGGGTCATCCTGCCGATTACCGATCCCTACGTTGCCCATCACGGATCGCTGGGCTCATTCGCGACGATCTACACGCCGGCCGGGCATAACGCCGGCGAAATGATCAAGAGGCTCCAGGACATCGCGGGCGTTGAGCTGGCTCTGACCCGCAACGCAGCCTGCAATCGCTTCGAGCTGCCGACCGACCGCGTTGGCGACATCGTCGTGATCTCCGCCAGGCACAAAGTGCTGGGCACCAGCCGCGCCCGCCACGACTTGTCCGGCCTGACCGAGCCGCTCAGATCGCACGGTGGGCTCACCGAGCAACGGGTGCCGCTCATTGCAAACCGCAAGATCGTTGTTCCGTCCGGGCACGTGCTGAGAAACTTCGACGTCTTCGACGTCGCTCTCAATCGTATCCAGTAG
- a CDS encoding rhomboid family intramembrane serine protease has protein sequence MESQPESPPALPQDTPREPILTLPGALTAYVLLLAVIHLRVLLPPELENWTIDVFGFIPKRYDSTLLAIPFPGGAGAKVWTFVTYSLLHANLSHIGFNVLWLLPFGSALARRFGAVRFFTFMAVTAAAGALAHLVTHEHAVAPMIGASASVSGTMAAAIRFAFVQGSFLSFSRGDADAAARVPALSLMHALRNPRVLGFLAVWFGVNIIFGVGSIAIGADGASVAWQAHIGGFLAGLMLFSLFDPVPRLTADVADAS, from the coding sequence TTGGAATCCCAGCCAGAATCCCCGCCGGCATTGCCGCAGGACACCCCGCGCGAGCCGATCCTGACGCTGCCCGGCGCGCTGACCGCCTATGTCCTGCTGCTGGCGGTCATTCACCTGCGCGTGCTGCTGCCGCCGGAACTGGAAAACTGGACCATCGACGTGTTCGGCTTCATTCCGAAGCGCTACGATTCGACGCTGCTGGCGATACCTTTTCCCGGGGGCGCCGGCGCCAAGGTCTGGACCTTCGTGACCTATTCGCTGCTGCACGCCAATCTCAGCCATATCGGGTTCAACGTGCTTTGGCTGTTGCCGTTCGGCAGCGCGCTGGCGCGCCGGTTTGGCGCGGTCAGGTTTTTCACGTTCATGGCAGTGACGGCCGCGGCCGGCGCGCTGGCGCATCTCGTTACCCACGAGCACGCGGTGGCGCCGATGATCGGCGCCTCGGCGTCGGTGTCCGGCACCATGGCGGCCGCAATCCGCTTTGCCTTCGTGCAGGGCAGCTTCCTGTCGTTCAGCCGCGGCGACGCCGATGCCGCGGCGCGGGTGCCGGCGCTGTCGCTGATGCACGCGTTACGGAACCCGCGCGTGCTGGGTTTCCTTGCGGTCTGGTTCGGCGTCAACATCATCTTCGGCGTCGGATCGATCGCGATCGGCGCCGACGGCGCCAGTGTCGCCTGGCAGGCGCATATCGGCGGATTTCTTGCCGGGCTGATGTTGTTTTCGCTGTTCGATCCGGTGCCGCGCCTCACCGCCGATGTTGCAGATGCGTCGTGA
- a CDS encoding putative bifunctional diguanylate cyclase/phosphodiesterase, whose product MIAAKRSSGKFSAEMFDDVPILQRKWQAALRPGEGLPRYEDVMLGSLGRLADHIALLKHNNEALEVSRTGRYIQKWLDDDRWDIPLSALSPDCATALGEAAANALANSRPYLAVAHCVRDGLVRTYDILALPTSSRWGGTLIGTYVNERAGQYNLLDAIFSTTDEGVLSLATIRDAGGNAFDFQIVHHNQGASRLLKLPATELQWRRLSAGGNLLCLPEVVERLLGVVRSGSRDQFEIDSDQRNLKLGATAFGDILSLTISDVTALKRREASFRLLFDNNPMPMWVFDAETTEFLGVNDAAVQHYGYTRATFLRMKLQQIWPRDEWVTHTEALQQIGDAYQSTRNWRHLRADGSEIEVLTFGRRVSFEGRDGFLVAVVDITERRKAEARIAHMAHHDGLTNLPNRELYQDRLKQALEQSQPGNTHVAVLCVDLDLFKNVNDSFGHPMGDRLLKLVADRLRSQVRGNNLVARLGGDEFAVILAADVSPNDASDFATRLIQVLSDSYDIDGVEVVIGASIGIALSPGDGDTSEELMRNADMALYRAKSDGGGVHRFFEREMDRQAQKRRDMELDLRRAFANGEFELHYQPLVDIAADRISGFESLLRWRHPEKGMISPADFIPVAEDIGLIVALGEWVLREACAEAVKWPADIKVAVNLSPVQFRSRNLVQVVISALAQSGLSPRRLELEITESLFLAETETNLAILHQLRELGVSISMDDFGTGYSSLSYLRSFPFDKIKIDRSFVKDLAQRSDCVAIVRAISGLGRSLNITTTAEGVETIDQLDWLRAEGCNEVQGFLFSAARPPAEVAALLSKFGRRASQAA is encoded by the coding sequence ATGATTGCCGCCAAAAGGTCATCCGGAAAATTCAGCGCGGAAATGTTCGACGACGTCCCCATTCTGCAGCGCAAGTGGCAAGCCGCACTTCGGCCGGGCGAAGGGCTGCCGCGTTATGAAGACGTGATGCTGGGCAGCCTCGGCCGGCTGGCGGATCATATCGCCCTGCTGAAGCACAATAATGAAGCGCTCGAAGTATCGCGCACCGGCCGCTATATCCAGAAATGGCTGGACGACGACCGCTGGGACATTCCCCTGAGCGCGCTGTCGCCGGACTGCGCCACCGCGCTTGGCGAGGCCGCGGCCAACGCGCTGGCGAACAGCCGTCCCTATCTCGCGGTCGCGCATTGCGTGCGCGACGGTCTGGTGCGGACCTACGATATCCTTGCGCTCCCGACGTCCTCGCGCTGGGGCGGCACGCTGATCGGGACTTACGTCAACGAGCGCGCTGGACAGTACAATCTGCTGGACGCGATCTTCTCCACCACCGACGAGGGCGTGCTGTCGCTGGCGACGATACGCGACGCCGGCGGCAATGCTTTCGATTTCCAGATCGTTCACCATAACCAGGGCGCGTCGCGGCTGCTCAAGCTGCCGGCAACCGAACTGCAGTGGCGCCGGCTCAGCGCCGGAGGGAATCTGCTGTGCTTGCCCGAGGTCGTCGAACGCCTGCTCGGTGTTGTCAGGAGCGGCAGCCGCGACCAGTTCGAAATCGACAGCGATCAGCGCAACCTGAAGCTCGGCGCGACCGCGTTCGGCGACATTCTCTCGCTCACGATTTCGGATGTCACCGCGCTGAAGCGGCGCGAAGCGTCGTTTCGCCTGCTGTTCGACAACAATCCGATGCCGATGTGGGTGTTCGACGCCGAGACCACCGAATTCCTTGGCGTCAATGATGCCGCCGTGCAGCATTATGGATACACCCGGGCGACGTTTCTGCGCATGAAGCTGCAGCAGATCTGGCCGCGGGATGAATGGGTGACCCACACCGAGGCGCTGCAGCAGATCGGCGATGCCTATCAGTCCACCCGCAACTGGCGCCATCTCAGGGCCGACGGCAGCGAGATCGAGGTGCTGACATTCGGGCGACGCGTCAGCTTCGAGGGCCGCGACGGCTTTCTCGTCGCCGTCGTCGACATAACCGAACGGCGCAAGGCCGAAGCCCGGATCGCGCATATGGCCCACCATGATGGCCTGACCAATCTGCCGAACCGGGAGCTCTACCAGGATCGCCTCAAGCAGGCGCTGGAGCAGAGTCAGCCCGGCAACACCCATGTGGCGGTGCTGTGCGTCGATCTCGATCTGTTCAAGAACGTCAACGATTCCTTCGGTCACCCGATGGGCGACCGCCTGTTGAAGCTGGTGGCCGACCGCCTGAGGTCGCAGGTTCGCGGCAACAATCTGGTCGCCCGTCTCGGCGGCGACGAGTTTGCGGTGATCCTTGCCGCCGATGTCTCGCCCAACGACGCCAGCGATTTTGCGACCCGGCTGATCCAGGTATTGAGTGACAGCTACGACATCGATGGCGTCGAGGTCGTCATTGGCGCCAGCATCGGGATCGCGCTCTCGCCCGGCGACGGAGACACCAGCGAGGAACTGATGCGCAATGCCGACATGGCGCTGTACCGGGCGAAGTCGGACGGCGGCGGCGTTCATCGGTTCTTCGAGCGGGAGATGGACCGCCAGGCGCAAAAGCGCCGCGACATGGAGCTCGACCTGCGCCGCGCCTTCGCCAATGGCGAATTCGAATTGCATTATCAGCCGCTGGTGGACATCGCCGCGGACCGCATCTCCGGCTTTGAATCGCTGCTGCGCTGGCGGCATCCCGAGAAGGGCATGATCTCGCCGGCCGACTTCATCCCGGTCGCCGAAGACATCGGCCTGATCGTAGCACTTGGCGAGTGGGTGCTGCGGGAAGCCTGCGCCGAGGCGGTGAAATGGCCCGCCGATATCAAGGTCGCGGTCAATCTGTCGCCGGTGCAGTTTCGCAGCCGCAACCTGGTTCAGGTGGTGATCTCCGCGCTGGCGCAATCCGGTCTGTCGCCGAGGCGGCTCGAGCTCGAGATTACCGAGTCGCTTTTCCTGGCGGAAACCGAAACCAATCTTGCGATCCTGCATCAATTGCGCGAACTCGGCGTCAGTATTTCGATGGACGATTTCGGCACCGGATATTCCAGCCTCAGCTATCTCCGGAGCTTTCCGTTCGACAAGATCAAGATCGATCGCTCGTTCGTGAAGGATCTGGCGCAGCGTTCCGATTGCGTCGCGATCGTGCGGGCGATCTCCGGCCTCGGCCGCAGCCTCAACATCACCACGACGGCCGAAGGCGTCGAAACCATCGACCAGCTCGACTGGCTGCGCGCCGAAGGCTGCAACGAGGTGCAGGGTTTCCTGTTCAGCGCGGCGCGGCCACCAGCCGAGGTCGCAGCGCTGCTGTCGAAATTCGGCCGCCGCGCGTCGCAGGCGGCCTGA
- a CDS encoding patatin-like phospholipase family protein produces the protein MLDSWMGRGQKGSDGHDKVGLGSIRRPVIGLALGGGAARGFAHIGIVRTLVAHGIVPNVVVGTSIGAVVGGAYAAGHLDTLEEWARSLQPRNILGYLDIRLNGSGLIGGHKLAAQLEAAFGHVLIEDLPLKFATVATEVRTGHEIWLTHGRVVDAMRASYALPGIFSPVLVGDRWLVDGALVDPVPVSAARAFGAEIVIAANLSSDVFAHGTTIHSHGPSGEVTVAMAPDPVVEPPPPKRGFGKFFSPERTMKREFFGSGGRPGISSVMVDAFNIMQDRITRARLAGDPPDLLISPRVGEIGWFDFHRADDLIAHGVRAAERAIDSIQEAIHILAPASDKAGATIEKAP, from the coding sequence GTGCTGGATAGTTGGATGGGGCGCGGCCAAAAAGGCTCCGACGGCCACGACAAGGTTGGCCTCGGCAGCATCCGGCGGCCGGTGATTGGACTTGCGCTGGGCGGCGGCGCGGCACGCGGATTTGCCCATATCGGCATCGTCCGCACCTTGGTTGCCCACGGCATCGTTCCCAATGTCGTGGTCGGCACCTCGATCGGCGCGGTGGTCGGCGGCGCCTATGCGGCGGGGCATCTCGATACGCTGGAAGAATGGGCGCGCAGCCTGCAGCCGCGAAATATTCTGGGCTATCTCGATATCCGCCTCAACGGCTCAGGCCTGATCGGCGGCCACAAGCTGGCTGCCCAGCTCGAGGCCGCCTTCGGACACGTCCTCATCGAAGACTTGCCGCTGAAATTTGCGACCGTGGCGACCGAAGTCCGTACCGGCCACGAGATCTGGCTGACCCACGGCCGCGTCGTTGACGCGATGCGCGCCTCTTATGCGTTGCCCGGGATATTCTCGCCAGTCCTGGTCGGCGACCGCTGGCTGGTCGATGGCGCGCTGGTCGATCCGGTGCCAGTGTCGGCGGCGCGCGCCTTTGGCGCGGAAATCGTGATCGCCGCCAATCTGTCGAGCGACGTGTTTGCGCACGGCACCACGATCCATTCGCACGGCCCGTCCGGCGAGGTAACGGTGGCAATGGCGCCCGATCCCGTGGTCGAGCCTCCCCCGCCCAAGCGCGGCTTCGGAAAGTTTTTTTCGCCCGAGCGCACGATGAAGCGCGAATTTTTCGGCAGCGGCGGAAGGCCGGGCATCTCCTCCGTCATGGTCGATGCCTTCAACATCATGCAGGACCGCATCACCCGTGCGCGCCTTGCCGGCGATCCGCCCGACTTGCTGATCTCGCCCCGCGTCGGCGAAATCGGCTGGTTCGATTTCCACCGCGCCGACGATCTGATCGCCCACGGCGTGCGGGCCGCCGAACGCGCCATCGACTCCATCCAGGAAGCGATCCACATCCTCGCGCCGGCGTCTGACAAGGCCGGAGCAACCATCGAGAAGGCGCCGTGA